In Geminocystis sp. NIES-3709, a single genomic region encodes these proteins:
- a CDS encoding DUF1963 domain-containing protein codes for MKNSIEKYHRKTWIPIVKQEKRQVISSKFGGLPFIPKGTKYPVCEHCGEKMPLFLQLYKKDLPDNAKDAFIGELLQVFYCTNEKSECEFECEAYFPFAKSTLVRVFSYEEIETDGEIISESDFPTTIFSEKIIIDWEEKSDYPNSEELQNLRNQSPSDNLTELEEDEDWEYPLFGDKLLGWAAWVQGIEYPFCPECGEQMSLVFQIDSEDNLSYMFGDMGCSHVTQCKNHPHQLTIAWACG; via the coding sequence ATGAAGAATTCGATCGAAAAATATCACCGCAAGACTTGGATACCAATAGTTAAACAAGAAAAAAGGCAAGTAATTAGTTCTAAATTTGGGGGTTTACCTTTTATTCCCAAAGGCACCAAATATCCTGTGTGTGAACATTGTGGAGAAAAAATGCCTTTATTTTTACAGCTATATAAAAAGGATTTACCTGACAATGCAAAAGATGCTTTTATCGGAGAATTATTACAAGTTTTCTACTGCACTAATGAAAAATCGGAATGTGAGTTTGAGTGTGAAGCCTATTTCCCCTTTGCTAAAAGTACTCTGGTTCGAGTTTTTTCCTATGAGGAAATAGAGACTGATGGAGAAATAATTTCTGAGTCTGATTTTCCTACAACTATATTTTCTGAAAAAATAATTATTGATTGGGAAGAAAAATCTGATTATCCTAACTCAGAAGAATTACAAAATCTTAGAAATCAATCACCATCAGATAATTTAACGGAATTAGAAGAGGATGAAGACTGGGAATATCCTTTATTTGGGGATAAATTGTTAGGTTGGGCGGCTTGGGTACAAGGAATAGAATATCCTTTTTGTCCAGAATGCGGTGAGCAAATGTCTTTGGTTTTTCAAATCGATTCAGAAGATAATTTATCTTATATGTTTGGGGATATGGGATGTTCTCATGTTACTCAATGTAAAAATCATCCTCATCAACTGACGATCGCCTGGGCTTGTGGTTAA
- the msrB gene encoding peptide-methionine (R)-S-oxide reductase MsrB, which translates to MVEKVKKTEAEWKEMLTPEQFQVTRKHGTERAFSGEYHDYKGTGVYKCVCCGNELFVSDTKYNSGTGWPSFWQPVKEDSVAYKTDISFFMKRTEVLCNACDAHLGHVFDDGPEPTGKRYCMNSVALKFEPQRIISSTVDQVS; encoded by the coding sequence ATGGTAGAAAAAGTTAAAAAAACAGAAGCCGAATGGAAAGAAATGCTTACTCCTGAACAATTTCAAGTGACCAGAAAACACGGCACTGAAAGAGCTTTTAGTGGAGAATACCACGATTATAAAGGAACAGGCGTTTATAAGTGTGTTTGTTGTGGTAATGAGTTATTCGTTTCTGACACCAAATATAATTCTGGCACAGGATGGCCTAGTTTTTGGCAACCTGTCAAAGAAGATAGCGTTGCCTATAAAACCGATATTAGCTTTTTTATGAAAAGAACAGAAGTTTTGTGTAATGCTTGTGATGCTCACTTAGGACACGTCTTTGATGATGGCCCTGAACCTACGGGTAAACGTTATTGTATGAATTCTGTCGCATTAAAATTTGAACCCCAAAGAATAATAAGCTCAACAGTTGATCAGGTTTCTTGA
- a CDS encoding YccF domain-containing protein has product MALFGNIIWFIFGGFISGLGYILGGLTLCLTIIGIPFGIQTIKIGVATMTPFGKENIVTEDASSFIVMTFNVIWVIFFGWEIAVSHLLHGLILAITIIGLPFAKQHFKLIPIALFPFGREFKDID; this is encoded by the coding sequence ATGGCTTTATTCGGTAACATTATTTGGTTTATTTTTGGTGGTTTTATTAGCGGTTTGGGTTATATTCTAGGTGGTTTAACCCTCTGTTTGACGATTATAGGCATTCCTTTTGGGATACAAACGATTAAAATCGGTGTGGCGACAATGACTCCCTTCGGAAAGGAAAATATTGTGACAGAGGATGCCTCTAGTTTTATTGTGATGACTTTTAACGTTATTTGGGTGATCTTCTTCGGTTGGGAAATAGCAGTATCTCATTTACTACATGGACTAATTCTAGCTATTACCATTATCGGTTTACCTTTTGCTAAACAACATTTTAAACTAATTCCCATCGCACTTTTTCCTTTTGGTAGGGAATTTAAAGATATTGATTAA
- the leuC gene encoding 3-isopropylmalate dehydratase large subunit: protein MSKGTLFDKVWDSHTVGILPSGQTQLFIGLHLIHEVTSPQAFAMIRERNLKVLFPDLTVATVDHIVPTENQARPFADTLAEEMIQALENNTKENSIRFYNTNSGNQGIVHVIAPEQGLTQPGMTIACGDSHTSTHGAFGAIAFGIGTSQVRDVLASQTLSLTKLKVRKIEVNGELPKGVYAKDVILHIIRKLGVNGGVGYAYEYAGTTFENMNMEERMTVCNMSIEGGARCGYINPDEVTYNYLKNRDFAPKNWDEAVTWWQSIRSDTDAEYDDIVTFNASDIEPTVTWGITPSQGIGITESLPVPETLPENDKEIAIEAFKYMQLQPGQPIKGTSIDVCFIGSCTNGRISDLREAAKLAKGHKVAENVKAFVVPGSERVKQEAEAEGLHHVFLDAGFEWREPGCSMCLAMNPDKLQGDQISASSSNRNFKGRQGSAQGRTLLMSPAMVVAAAINGKVSDVREL, encoded by the coding sequence ATGAGTAAAGGAACGTTATTTGATAAAGTCTGGGATTCTCATACCGTAGGTATATTACCCTCTGGACAAACTCAATTATTTATCGGGTTACATTTAATACATGAGGTAACTAGCCCTCAAGCATTTGCTATGATTCGAGAGCGTAATCTTAAAGTACTCTTTCCCGATCTAACCGTTGCTACAGTAGATCATATTGTACCTACAGAAAATCAAGCTCGTCCTTTTGCTGATACCTTAGCAGAAGAAATGATCCAAGCCCTAGAAAATAATACCAAAGAAAATAGCATCCGATTCTATAACACCAACTCTGGTAATCAAGGTATTGTCCATGTGATTGCACCGGAACAAGGCTTAACACAACCCGGTATGACGATCGCTTGTGGTGACTCTCATACTTCTACCCATGGGGCATTTGGTGCGATCGCATTTGGGATCGGAACTTCTCAGGTTAGAGACGTATTGGCTTCTCAAACTCTTTCCTTAACTAAGTTAAAAGTGAGAAAAATTGAGGTAAACGGTGAATTACCTAAAGGAGTCTATGCCAAAGACGTTATTCTTCATATTATCCGTAAATTGGGCGTAAATGGAGGTGTTGGTTATGCCTACGAATATGCAGGTACAACCTTTGAAAATATGAATATGGAAGAACGCATGACAGTATGTAATATGTCGATCGAAGGAGGTGCTCGTTGCGGTTATATCAATCCTGATGAAGTTACATACAATTACTTGAAAAATAGAGACTTTGCTCCAAAAAATTGGGATGAAGCAGTGACATGGTGGCAGAGTATCCGTAGTGATACAGATGCTGAATATGATGATATAGTCACCTTCAATGCCAGTGATATTGAGCCTACAGTTACATGGGGTATTACTCCCAGTCAAGGTATTGGTATTACAGAATCTTTACCCGTACCTGAAACTTTGCCAGAAAATGATAAGGAAATTGCGATCGAAGCCTTTAAATATATGCAACTTCAACCCGGACAACCCATCAAAGGCACCTCGATCGATGTATGCTTCATTGGTAGTTGTACTAACGGTAGAATAAGCGATTTAAGGGAGGCCGCAAAATTAGCAAAAGGGCATAAAGTAGCGGAAAATGTCAAAGCATTTGTTGTACCAGGATCAGAAAGGGTAAAACAAGAAGCAGAAGCAGAAGGATTACATCATGTATTTTTAGATGCAGGTTTTGAATGGCGCGAACCGGGATGCTCTATGTGTTTAGCGATGAACCCCGATAAGTTACAAGGAGACCAAATAAGTGCATCATCCTCTAATCGTAACTTTAAAGGTCGTCAGGGATCAGCCCAAGGGCGTACATTATTAATGAGTCCTGCAATGGTAGTGGCCGCTGCTATTAACGGTAAAGTTTCTGATGTAAGAGAATTATAA
- a CDS encoding phasin family protein, translating to MDNNNDWLKQLLMIGVGTTSLAAEKIKEVSEQWVKEGKINPDQAKGIVDDLMQQIQSDQGNIQAQMERQIRNVLQDLGVPRQSEVDELRGRIDRLERQIRDLENKLWR from the coding sequence ATGGATAATAATAACGATTGGCTGAAGCAATTATTAATGATTGGTGTGGGCACCACATCCCTCGCCGCCGAAAAAATTAAAGAAGTAAGTGAACAATGGGTAAAAGAAGGTAAAATAAATCCAGATCAGGCTAAAGGTATTGTGGACGATTTAATGCAACAAATTCAGTCGGATCAAGGTAATATTCAAGCTCAGATGGAGCGACAAATTCGGAATGTTTTACAAGATTTAGGAGTGCCTCGGCAGTCTGAAGTTGACGAATTACGAGGTAGAATCGATCGACTTGAACGTCAAATTCGAGATTTGGAAAATAAATTATGGCGTTAA
- a CDS encoding heavy metal translocating P-type ATPase, translating into MGKHDGCCTHDHGHNHSHDLTEFDGKKTVILIGFSTVLFFIGVIFNEALHNTPYSIGEYGVFLPAYLISGWSVITSAGRNILKGHIFDENFLMTLATISAIALHKLPEAVAVMLFFQVGELFQNYAVGKSRRSIKSLLEIRPDSANLKTDEGVKTVSPDTVKVGDLIIIKAGEKVPLDGEIVLGKSQIDTSALTGESIPQTVQEGDNILAGSINQSGVLTVKVTKLFAESSISKILDLVENANTKKAKTEKFITSFAGYYTPAVVFLSLAVAILPPLFLGLGSETLTQWAYRALILLVISCPCGLVISIPLGYFGGVGNAAKNGILVKGATFLDTLTEVKTVVFDKTGTLTKGNFRVTDIVTDNGLTQLELLALAATVESQSNHPVAKSILEEYGKTVDDSTLENYQEISGHGIVARVKNQRVLVGNDRLLHLENIPHDQEICNLNGTIVHIAVDGQYIGYLMVADELKEDAVVAIKQLKSKGIEVVMLTGDNISVAQSIAEKLAITRYQAELLPEDKVNAIEEILGQVSSEKTKVAFVGDGINDAPVIARADVGIAMGGLGSDAAIETADIVIMADMPSKISQAIAIAQKTRQIVWQNISFALGIKGLFILLGAIGLATLWEAIFADVGVALIAIVNAGRVLRFKS; encoded by the coding sequence ATGGGAAAACATGATGGTTGTTGTACACACGATCATGGACATAATCATAGTCATGATTTAACAGAATTTGACGGGAAAAAGACAGTTATCCTGATCGGATTTTCAACGGTATTATTTTTTATCGGTGTAATCTTTAACGAAGCTCTCCACAACACTCCTTATAGTATTGGTGAATATGGGGTATTCCTACCAGCTTATCTGATCAGTGGTTGGAGTGTGATTACCAGTGCTGGAAGAAATATACTTAAAGGGCATATCTTTGATGAAAACTTTTTAATGACACTGGCGACAATTAGTGCGATCGCACTTCATAAACTTCCAGAAGCAGTAGCGGTGATGCTATTCTTTCAAGTAGGGGAATTATTTCAAAACTACGCAGTAGGCAAATCAAGGCGCTCGATTAAATCTTTACTAGAAATACGTCCCGACAGTGCTAATCTTAAAACCGATGAGGGAGTGAAAACCGTTTCTCCTGACACGGTGAAAGTAGGAGATTTAATTATCATCAAAGCAGGGGAAAAAGTGCCTCTCGATGGGGAAATTGTACTCGGAAAGTCCCAAATTGACACCTCTGCACTAACAGGTGAATCAATACCTCAAACGGTTCAAGAAGGGGATAATATACTCGCAGGTTCAATTAACCAATCTGGAGTATTAACCGTTAAAGTTACTAAACTTTTCGCTGAATCTTCTATTTCAAAAATACTAGATCTGGTGGAGAATGCCAACACCAAAAAAGCAAAAACCGAGAAATTTATTACCAGTTTCGCTGGTTACTATACTCCTGCCGTCGTCTTCTTATCCCTAGCAGTGGCGATACTTCCTCCTCTGTTTTTAGGTTTAGGAAGTGAAACCCTCACTCAATGGGCTTATCGGGCGTTAATTTTGCTAGTTATTTCTTGCCCTTGTGGGTTAGTGATTAGTATTCCTTTGGGTTACTTCGGCGGAGTGGGGAATGCCGCAAAAAACGGTATTTTAGTCAAAGGTGCAACTTTTTTAGATACTTTAACGGAAGTGAAAACCGTTGTGTTTGATAAAACAGGCACTCTCACTAAAGGAAACTTCCGAGTAACTGATATTGTCACTGATAATGGACTCACTCAGTTAGAATTACTGGCATTAGCCGCTACGGTTGAGTCTCAATCTAATCATCCTGTAGCTAAATCGATTCTTGAAGAATACGGCAAAACTGTTGATGATTCGACCCTCGAAAATTATCAAGAAATTTCTGGGCATGGCATTGTGGCACGGGTAAAAAATCAAAGGGTTTTAGTGGGAAACGATCGCCTTCTTCATTTGGAAAATATACCCCATGATCAAGAAATATGCAACCTCAACGGTACTATAGTGCATATAGCAGTAGATGGTCAATATATTGGATACCTTATGGTTGCTGATGAATTGAAAGAAGATGCAGTTGTCGCTATAAAACAGTTAAAGTCGAAAGGCATTGAAGTAGTTATGCTAACTGGTGATAATATTAGTGTAGCTCAGTCGATCGCAGAAAAATTAGCCATTACACGCTATCAAGCAGAGTTACTACCTGAAGATAAAGTAAACGCTATTGAGGAAATTTTAGGGCAAGTAAGTAGCGAAAAAACCAAAGTCGCATTTGTAGGGGATGGTATTAATGATGCTCCTGTAATTGCAAGAGCAGATGTAGGTATTGCTATGGGGGGATTAGGCTCAGATGCGGCTATTGAAACTGCCGATATTGTCATTATGGCAGATATGCCCTCTAAAATATCGCAGGCGATCGCCATTGCCCAAAAAACCCGTCAAATTGTCTGGCAAAATATTAGCTTTGCGTTGGGGATTAAAGGCTTATTTATTCTCTTAGGTGCCATAGGATTAGCCACCCTTTGGGAAGCCATTTTTGCAGATGTTGGAGTCGCCTTAATTGCGATTGTTAATGCTGGTAGAGTTTTAAGATTTAAAAGCTAA
- a CDS encoding cation transporter encodes MVINKHQPQEDFQPMSLLLIILTLRVILFTIELITSWKFYSFSLLAVASHLLVDILSIIIAIIATKLAQSWQNQKQQIEAWGGFSNGLLLLVIGLWIGNHVLNSEDTLTEEVSFSFSLLGIAFLELIIKAVSIILLYDPSHNNLNLRGVFLHAIADTANSLSLIITSLAILIFHWLWIDKISAMGIAFLMIISAVFLLTQSFYQRQ; translated from the coding sequence ATGGTAATCAATAAACATCAACCGCAAGAGGATTTTCAACCGATGTCACTCTTGTTAATTATTTTAACCTTACGAGTTATCTTATTCACCATAGAATTAATTACCAGTTGGAAATTCTATAGCTTTTCTCTCCTTGCGGTAGCCAGTCATTTATTGGTTGATATTCTTTCCATTATTATCGCTATTATAGCCACGAAATTGGCTCAAAGTTGGCAAAATCAGAAGCAACAAATAGAGGCATGGGGTGGTTTTAGTAATGGCTTACTCTTGTTAGTAATTGGGCTTTGGATTGGTAATCATGTTTTAAATAGTGAAGATACCCTAACGGAAGAAGTCTCTTTTTCCTTTTCTTTACTAGGAATTGCTTTTTTGGAATTAATCATTAAAGCAGTGAGTATTATTTTACTCTACGATCCTAGCCATAACAACTTAAATCTACGGGGAGTATTTCTTCATGCGATCGCTGATACTGCCAATTCCCTTAGTTTAATTATAACTTCCCTCGCAATCCTTATCTTTCACTGGTTATGGATAGATAAAATATCAGCTATGGGAATCGCTTTTTTAATGATAATTAGTGCTGTATTTTTGCTAACTCAAAGTTTTTATCAACGTCAGTAA
- a CDS encoding YnfA family protein, with protein MEIVKSLFYFFITGLSEIGGGYLVWLWLREGKSFKYAIVGWLILMIYGVLPTLQPTNFGRVYSAYGGTFVLFSLLWGWKIDKIPPDVYDCLGVIIILIGAGIMM; from the coding sequence ATGGAAATAGTCAAATCTTTGTTTTATTTTTTTATCACGGGGTTATCAGAAATTGGTGGAGGTTATTTGGTGTGGTTGTGGTTAAGGGAGGGTAAAAGTTTTAAATATGCCATTGTGGGTTGGTTAATTTTGATGATATACGGAGTTTTACCTACTTTACAACCTACTAATTTTGGACGAGTTTATAGTGCCTATGGTGGGACATTTGTTTTATTTTCTTTACTATGGGGATGGAAGATAGATAAAATACCACCCGATGTTTATGATTGTTTGGGAGTAATTATTATTCTTATCGGTGCTGGAATTATGATGTAA
- a CDS encoding multicopper oxidase domain-containing protein translates to MSSNISRRSLLSLGVFGVGNGFRKKVPTTTQIRGVGGLTTMGEVNHEKNGFDPYKLLTDWDTGKVSKLSNGQQLREYEITAIEREIEIAPGVFYPAWTYNGRIPGPTLRVTQGDRIRIKFKNLGSHLHTIHFHGIHAAQQDGIPGVLEAATNQEIVYEFNAEPFGCHLSKWAELIV, encoded by the coding sequence ATGAGTAGTAACATATCAAGGCGATCGCTGTTAAGCCTCGGAGTCTTTGGAGTTGGAAATGGGTTTAGAAAGAAAGTCCCTACCACTACTCAAATTAGAGGGGTTGGCGGTTTAACTACCATGGGAGAAGTCAATCATGAAAAAAACGGCTTTGATCCTTACAAATTATTGACGGACTGGGATACAGGAAAAGTGTCAAAATTATCCAATGGTCAACAATTGCGAGAGTATGAAATTACAGCTATTGAACGAGAAATAGAGATCGCTCCAGGAGTATTTTATCCTGCATGGACTTATAACGGTCGCATTCCAGGACCAACTCTACGAGTCACACAAGGCGATCGCATTCGGATTAAATTTAAAAATCTGGGTTCTCATCTCCACACCATCCATTTCCATGGTATTCATGCCGCCCAACAAGATGGTATTCCCGGAGTGCTAGAAGCCGCCACTAATCAAGAAATAGTTTATGAGTTTAACGCTGAGCCTTTTGGCTGTCACCTAAGTAAGTGGGCAGAATTAATTGTATAA
- a CDS encoding IS630 family transposase — protein MRFVTRLAPETQQLLKTIEQKSKYYQVRHRAKSILLSYQGYKITQIMLILNISRNTIYNWLNNWEKNGLNGLYSLKGRGRKSTLNEQQELKVKEWIKSHPKTLKIVQEKIENEWEIKISKDTIKRLAKKKGMGWYRFKKKVKGEVCPELYQQKKRQLEQLKRAENEGKIDIYYGDESGFSLVPCLPYGWQEKGRKIERESSLSKRLNVLGFMKKNNELESYVFESSINSDVVIACIDNLSKKIKKETVLVMDNASIHQNKKFWNKEEEWEKKGLKIFFLPPYSPQLNKIEILWRFMKYKWLENSCYKSYLDLVKGVENILINFGSKYTINFA, from the coding sequence ATGCGATTTGTTACCAGATTAGCTCCAGAAACACAACAGTTATTAAAGACTATTGAACAAAAAAGTAAATACTATCAAGTTAGACATCGAGCAAAATCGATTTTGTTAAGTTATCAAGGTTATAAAATTACTCAAATAATGTTAATATTAAATATTAGTAGAAATACAATTTATAATTGGCTTAATAATTGGGAAAAAAATGGTTTAAATGGATTATATAGCTTGAAGGGAAGAGGAAGAAAATCAACTTTAAATGAGCAACAAGAATTAAAAGTAAAAGAATGGATAAAATCTCATCCAAAAACCTTAAAGATAGTTCAAGAAAAAATAGAAAATGAGTGGGAGATAAAAATAAGCAAAGATACGATAAAAAGATTAGCAAAAAAAAAGGGCATGGGGTGGTATCGGTTCAAGAAAAAGGTAAAAGGGGAAGTATGCCCTGAATTATACCAACAAAAAAAGAGACAATTAGAGCAACTAAAAAGAGCAGAAAATGAAGGAAAAATAGATATATATTATGGTGATGAAAGTGGATTTAGTTTAGTACCTTGTTTACCTTATGGATGGCAAGAAAAAGGGAGAAAAATAGAAAGAGAAAGTAGCCTAAGTAAAAGATTAAATGTGTTAGGATTTATGAAAAAAAATAATGAGTTAGAAAGCTATGTATTTGAGTCATCAATCAATAGTGATGTCGTGATAGCTTGTATAGATAACTTGAGTAAAAAAATAAAGAAGGAAACAGTATTAGTAATGGATAATGCCTCGATTCACCAAAATAAAAAATTCTGGAATAAAGAAGAAGAATGGGAAAAAAAAGGATTAAAAATATTCTTTCTACCACCCTATTCACCACAATTAAACAAAATAGAAATACTGTGGAGATTTATGAAATATAAATGGTTAGAGAACTCCTGTTATAAAAGTTATTTAGATTTAGTAAAAGGAGTAGAAAATATTCTTATAAACTTTGGTTCAAAATATACAATTAATTTTGCCTAG
- a CDS encoding multicopper oxidase domain-containing protein yields the protein MPRYLYHYHTTPFKRHLHKGMYGAFIIDPDPQKHPELKEKVNSRLLGTPENQQWQELLMVMNGFDTNFDDENEVYAVNTIPHAFTKQPIIIERNRPVRVYLINVTEFDPINSFHLHANFFDYYDHGTTLTPTQRTIDTVIQCQGQRGILEFSFAKHSPGSYMFHAHQSEFVELGWMSLFEVIA from the coding sequence TTGCCTAGGTACTTATATCATTATCACACAACTCCTTTCAAACGTCATTTGCATAAGGGAATGTATGGAGCATTTATTATCGATCCCGATCCTCAAAAACATCCAGAGTTGAAAGAAAAAGTAAACTCACGGTTATTAGGAACTCCCGAAAATCAACAATGGCAAGAACTGTTAATGGTCATGAATGGCTTTGACACCAACTTTGATGACGAAAACGAAGTTTATGCGGTGAACACAATTCCCCACGCTTTTACCAAGCAACCAATAATCATTGAGCGTAATCGCCCTGTCCGAGTCTATTTAATTAACGTCACCGAATTTGACCCTATTAACTCCTTCCATCTTCATGCCAACTTTTTTGATTACTACGATCACGGCACAACTTTAACTCCCACCCAACGCACCATCGATACTGTAATACAATGCCAAGGACAAAGAGGTATTTTAGAATTTTCTTTTGCTAAACACTCCCCCGGAAGTTATATGTTTCACGCCCATCAATCAGAATTCGTTGAACTCGGCTGGATGAGTCTATTTGAGGTAATAGCATGA